A single window of Salvelinus namaycush isolate Seneca chromosome 11, SaNama_1.0, whole genome shotgun sequence DNA harbors:
- the LOC120055913 gene encoding dnaJ homolog subfamily C member 5B-like, with translation MSEPRQRSLSTSGESLYQVLGLEKGCNHDDIKKSYRKLALRYHPDKNPDNPETAEKFKELNSANSILSDVTKRNIYDSYGSLGLYVAQQFGEENVNTYFMLSTWWAKGLFALCGVITGCYCCCCLCCCCNCCCGKLKPMHPAEGTDSYVSPEDLEEEIQYDMETDVDTPVVHQPTNSSEKTQLIGDGHRSYT, from the exons ATGTCTGAACCAAGGCAGCGCTCTCTGTCCACCTCAGGGGAGTCTCTGTATCAAGTTCTGGGGCTAGAGAAAGGCTGTAACCATGATGACATCAAGAAGTCCTACAG GAAATTAGCTCTGAGGTACCACCCGGACAAGAACCCTGACAACCCAGAGACGGCAGAGAAATTCAAGGAGCTCAACAGCGCCAATTCCATTCTGTCAGACGTCACAAAGAGAAACATCTATGACAGCTACGGCTCCCTTGGCCTTTACGTGGCCCAGCAGTTTGGAGAGGAGAATGTCAACACCTACTTCATGCTCTCTACCTGGTGGGCTAAG GGTCTCTTTGCCCTGTGTGGCGTGATAACGgggtgctactgctgctgctgcctgtgcTGCTGCTGTAACTGCTGCTGTGGGAAGCTGAAGCCCATGCACCCCGCAGAGGGAACAGACAGCTATGTTTCCCCTGAAGACCTGGAGGAGGAGATCCAGTACGACATGGAGACTG ATGTGGACACTCCGGTTGTGCACCAGCCAACTAATTCCAGTGAGAAGACACAGTTGATTGGGGATGGGCACCGAAGCTACACCTGA
- the LOC120055912 gene encoding E3 ubiquitin-protein ligase TRIM63-like, which yields MSISLGYSHSTKQNSTMDSLEKQLICPICLEMFTKPVVILPCQHNLCRKCAQDIFQASNPYLSTRGTTVTSGGRFRCPSCRHEVVLDRHGVYGLQRNLLVENIIDMYKQEQESSSSKPEPEPARCDQPMCEEHEEEKINIYCVTCGVPTCSLCKVFGAHKDCDVAPLNTVFNKQKTELTDCIAMLVGNNDRIQGIMSQLDETCKTVEENGRRQKSKVCESFDHLYAILEERKGDMTLKINAEQQEKLDYINSLMRKYREHLENMAKIVETGIHTMEESEMATFLQTAKPLLQKLVAGTNISNLDKLERGYDNMDHYAANFERERRALLTIDFVKDDEDDDDEFEDGEEEVEVSGVTGVTRTEVSPTAAVAATVGANPPKPQLTSPPPLPQRPTETLGDTATLATPQAPAHVTTLVQFPSLNPTPTASAQARATTPVHFPTSTTTPVQFPNTTPVNFPSSEPPTQMSSDTGSSQQNTDDKDGPKHVFSFSWLNNQK from the exons ATGAGTATCTCTCTGGGGTATTCACATTCCACAAAGCAaaacagcaccatggacagcttgGAGAAACAGCTCATTTGCCCTATCTGTTTGGAGATGTTTACCAAACCGGTGGTCATTCTCCCTTGTCAACACAACCTTTGTCGAAAATGTGCTCAAGATATTTTCCAG GCCTCAAACCCTTATCTATCGACCAGAGGAACCACTGTGACTTCAGGGGGGCGTTTCCGCTGCCCATCCTGCAGACATGAGGTGGTCCTGGACAGGCATGGTGTCTATGGCCTCCAGAGGAACCTGCTGGTGGAGAATATCATTGATATGTACAAACAGGAACAGGAGTCCTCAAG CAGCAAGCCTGAGCCTGAGCCTGCCAGGTGTGACCAGCCCATGTGTGAGGAGCATGAGGAGGAGAAGATAAACATCTACTGTGTGACGTGTGGCGTGCCCACCTGCTCTCTCTGCAAGGTGTTCGGAGCCCACAAAGACTGTGATGTGGCCCCACTCAACACTGTGTTCAATAAGCAAAAG actGAGTTGACTGACTGTATAGCCATGCTAGTGGGGAACAATGACAGGATTCAAGGCATCATGAGTCAACTGGATGAGACCTGTAAGACCGTTGAG GAGAATGGCAGGAGGCAGAAATCCAAGGTGTGTGAAAGTTTTGATCACCTTTATGCCATCCTGGAGGAGCGGAAAGGGGACATGACCCTGAAGATCAACGCAGAGCAACAGGAGAAACTGGACTATATAAACAGCCTCATGAGGAAGTATAGAGAGCACCTGGAGAACATGGCAAAGATCGTGGAGACAGGGATACATACAATGGAGGAGTCAGAGATGGCTACTTTCCTGCAG ACTGCAAAGCCTCTTCTACAAAA GCTCGTTGCAGGTACTAACATCTCCAACCTGGACAAATTGGAGCGTGGCTATGACAACATGGATCACTACGCAGCCAACTTTGAGCGGGAGAGGAGGGCACTGCTCACCATAGACTTTGTGAAAG atgatgaagatgatgatgatgagtttGAAGATGGAGAAGAGGAAGTAGAAGTGAGTGGGGTGACAGGGGTGACCCGTACAGAGGTGTCTCCTACTGCTGCAGTGGCGGCAACGGTTGGGGCCAACCCTCCAAAGCCCCAGCTGACATCACCCCCACCCCTGCCTCAGAGACCTACTGAAACCCTAGGCGACACCGCTACACTGGCCACCCCACAGGCCCCTGCCCATGTAACAACCCTGGTACAATTCCCATCCTTAAACCCAACCCCAACTGCCAGCGCACAGGCCCGCGCCACAACCCCAGTCCACTTCCCAACTTCAACCACAACCCCAGTCCAGTTCCCAAACACAACCCCGGTCAACTTCCCATCATCAGAGCCACCGACACAG ATGTCCTCTGATACGGGATCAAGTCAGCAAAACACAGATGACAAAGATGGACCCAAACACGTCTTCTCCTTTTCTTGGCTGAACAACCAGAAGTAG